Sequence from the Thiohalorhabdus denitrificans genome:
CCCTGCGCCAGCCGCGGCACCAGCACCAGGCCCACGTAGTGGGTATGGCCGGAGATCAGGCGCCCCACGGCGTGGTAGAGCTGGTAGATGTCCGAGGCCTGCTGGTAGAGGCTCTCGCGGATGCGGGCTTGCTCCTCCGAGCCCAGGGGCCGCATTTCCAGCATGATGCCGACGAACAAGCGGTATCCCCGGCTGGTGGGCACCCGTCCCGCGCTGGTATGGGGGGAATGCACCAGCCCCATCTCCTCCAGGTCGGCCACGATGTTGCGCACCGTGGCCGCGCTGACCTCCAGCCCGGACTCGCGAGCCAGCACCCGGGAGCCCACCGGCGCGCCGGTCTCGATGTACAGGCGGACCAGGGTCTTCAGAACCTGTTCGGATCGGGCGTCCAGCTCGGAATGCAAGCGCGCCTACCTCTATCTGCCTTGGGTCCCCCGTCGGCGCCGGAAGCTAGCAGCCGCATCGCGAGAGTGTCAATTGAAGGCCCAGGGGGCCATGGACAGTTTTATACCTTATTTTCCGCTTGCAGGACAGGCCGCCCGCCGAGGCCCCGCTTGGCGGGCGACGGCCCCCATGCTAGGTTGATCCCACCGCGCCGGGATGGTTCCCGGCGCCCCCTTCCCCACAGACGGCGAACCCGAACGGTGCAGGCGCAAAACTTCCAAACCGTCGGCCTGATCGGCAAGTACGGCGACCCCCAGGTTAGCGAATCCGTGGCCCATCTGGTGGAGATGCTGGCCGCCGAGGGGGTGACCGTGCTGGTGGAGCGCGCCACCGCCGGCTCGCTGCCCACCGGCGCCGCCCAGGAGCCGGCCAGCCTGGCGGCCATCGGCAACCGCGCCGACCTGGCCATCGTCGTGGGCGGGGACGGCACGCTGCTGGGGGCGGCGCGCCATCTCTGCGAGTTCGAGATCCCCATCGTGGGGGTGAACCTGGGCCGGCTGGGCTTCCTTACCGAGACCAGCCTGGCCAACATCGAGGACAGCCTGGAGAACCTGCTGGCCGGGGCCTACCAGGTGGAGGAGCGCATGATGCTGCACGTCCGGGTGCAGCGTCAGGCCGGGGACCTGGCCGTGGAACGCGCCTTCAACGACGTGGTGATCCACCGCGGCAACATCGCCCGCATGGTGGAGATGCAGACCTACGTGGACGGCCTGTTCGTGTTCTCGCAGCGCTCCGACGGGCTGATCGTGGCCAGCCCCACCGGCTCCACCGCCTACGCGCTGTCCGCCGGGGGCCCCATCGTGCACCCCTCCATGCGAGCCTTCACACTGGTGCCCGTGTGCCCCCACACCCTCACCAACCGGCCCCTGATCCTGCCGGGCCACAGCCACATCGAGGTGCTCCTGACCAACAATCCCGGCGAGGTCCAGCTCACCCTCGACGGCCAGACCAACTTCGCCCTGCAGGACGGCGACCGCATCCACGTGCAGCGCGACGAGCACACCGTCCACCTGCTCTCGGACCCGGGCCGGAGCTACTTCGACGTCCTGCGCGAGAAGTTCAGCTGGGGAGAGCGGAATTGAGATCGGTTGGGGGCCCGGCCCTTCCCCCTCCCGCCGCGGCGGAACAGGCCGGGGAGCCGGGGCCCCACCCCCACTACTAGACGGCCGGACCCTTTCCAGCAAACGGGCGGGCGATATGCTCCAACACCTCTCCATCCGCAATCTCGCCGTCATGGCGGCCTGCGATATCGAGCTGGGTCCTGGATTCACCGTGCTCACGGGTGAGACCGGGGCCGGCAAGTCCATCCTGGTGGACGCCCTGGGGCTGGTGCTCGGCGACCGCGCCGACCTCGACCAGGTGCGCGGCGGCACCGAGCAGGCGGAGATCACCGCCGCCTTCCAGCTGCCCGCCGACAGCCCCGCGCGGGGCCTGCTGCGCGAGCAGGCACTGGAGGGCGACGACGGCGAGTGCATCATCCGCCGGGTGCTGGCCCGTGAAGGCCGTTCCAAGGCCTTCGTGAACGGCCGGCCCACCCCCGTGCAGACCCTCAAGGAGCTGGGCCAGTGGCTGGTGGATATCCACGGCCAGGGCGAGCACCACACCCTGCTTAACGGATCCACCCAGCGCGACCTCCTGGACGCCTTCGCCGGTGCCACGGAGCAGGCCGGCTGGGTGGCCGAGGCCTGGCGGACCTGGCGGGCCGCGCAGGAGAAGCTGGGGGAGCTGGAGCGGAGCCAGGGCGAGCGGGAGGAGCGCCGCGAGCTGCTGCGCTTCCAGGTAGGCGAGCTGGAGGAGCTGGCCCTGCAGCCGGGGGAGACGGAGCAACTGGAGGCCGAGCGCGCCCGGCTCGGGTCCGTTCACCGCCTGATGGAGGGAGCCCAGGGCCTGGTGCAGCTCCTCTACGAGGAAGAGGGCTCCGTCTCCGAGCGGCTGGGCCACGCCCAGGCGGAGCTGGAGGGCTTGGCGGAAACCGATCCCGAGCTGGCCGAGGCCCGCGACCTGGTGGCCAATTCCGCCGCCCAGGCCGAGGAGGCCGCCGAGGCGGTGCGCGGCTACCTGAACCGCCTGGAGGCCGACCCCGAACGCCTGGAGGTGGTCCAGGAGCGGCTCGAC
This genomic interval carries:
- a CDS encoding NAD(+) kinase yields the protein MQAQNFQTVGLIGKYGDPQVSESVAHLVEMLAAEGVTVLVERATAGSLPTGAAQEPASLAAIGNRADLAIVVGGDGTLLGAARHLCEFEIPIVGVNLGRLGFLTETSLANIEDSLENLLAGAYQVEERMMLHVRVQRQAGDLAVERAFNDVVIHRGNIARMVEMQTYVDGLFVFSQRSDGLIVASPTGSTAYALSAGGPIVHPSMRAFTLVPVCPHTLTNRPLILPGHSHIEVLLTNNPGEVQLTLDGQTNFALQDGDRIHVQRDEHTVHLLSDPGRSYFDVLREKFSWGERN
- the recN gene encoding DNA repair protein RecN, with the protein product MLQHLSIRNLAVMAACDIELGPGFTVLTGETGAGKSILVDALGLVLGDRADLDQVRGGTEQAEITAAFQLPADSPARGLLREQALEGDDGECIIRRVLAREGRSKAFVNGRPTPVQTLKELGQWLVDIHGQGEHHTLLNGSTQRDLLDAFAGATEQAGWVAEAWRTWRAAQEKLGELERSQGEREERRELLRFQVGELEELALQPGETEQLEAERARLGSVHRLMEGAQGLVQLLYEEEGSVSERLGHAQAELEGLAETDPELAEARDLVANSAAQAEEAAEAVRGYLNRLEADPERLEVVQERLDTVYQLSRKHHADPEELVDLAGRLRAELDELEELGPRLQAAREEVERTRGIYADAAADLSRMRKAGAEKLAERVTEEIQVLGMPDAALEVAVDTAEDAEEGGGHGMDRVELRVRTNPGEPPRPLAKIASGGELSRLSLGIQVVLARHTEVPTLIFDEVDVGVSGAVAESVGRKLRTVGERSQVLAVTHLPQVAAQGHHHLRIFKETDAEGAYTRVEPLTREERVEEIARILGSRNVTDSTRANAREMLTEAETAES